In Candidatus Nomurabacteria bacterium, a genomic segment contains:
- a CDS encoding 2-oxoacid:ferredoxin oxidoreductase subunit beta (catalyzes the coenzyme A dependent formation of succinyl-CoA from 2-oxoglutarate and ferredoxin) translates to MAKAIEKKDKFHTDKSPTWCPGCGDFSIWMALKEALEKLQLEPEKVVIVYGIGCSGNMANYVRTYGFHGLHGRALPVGEAVKMINPGMTVIVVGGDGDGLGEGIGHFLHSVRGNHDLTYIIHDNQVYGLTTGQTAPTSAKGFVTKSTPFGVLEEPVNAAALALAAGGHFVARGFAGEQMHLVDTLVRAIQHPGFSLVDVLQPCVTFNDLNTYAWFFERIYKLEESEYAPNDRMQAMVKAMESATLPIGVMYEGESTPYHLGVEGLDISKPLAEQKLKPRNISTIVEHYL, encoded by the coding sequence ATGGCCAAAGCAATCGAAAAAAAAGATAAGTTTCACACTGATAAGTCGCCAACTTGGTGCCCGGGCTGCGGCGATTTCAGTATTTGGATGGCGCTGAAAGAAGCGTTGGAGAAGTTGCAGCTAGAACCAGAAAAAGTTGTGATTGTGTACGGCATTGGTTGTTCTGGCAATATGGCGAATTATGTCCGCACCTATGGCTTCCACGGCCTGCACGGAAGAGCCTTACCAGTAGGTGAGGCGGTGAAGATGATTAATCCAGGCATGACCGTGATCGTAGTCGGTGGAGATGGTGATGGTTTGGGCGAGGGGATCGGCCATTTCTTGCACTCAGTGCGTGGCAATCATGATCTCACGTATATTATTCATGATAACCAGGTGTATGGCCTAACCACTGGGCAGACCGCGCCAACCTCAGCTAAGGGTTTTGTTACAAAATCTACTCCCTTCGGCGTCTTGGAAGAGCCGGTGAACGCCGCAGCACTAGCTTTAGCAGCTGGCGGGCACTTTGTGGCGCGTGGTTTTGCTGGCGAGCAAATGCATTTGGTTGATACTTTGGTTCGAGCTATTCAGCACCCTGGCTTCTCGCTTGTAGATGTACTCCAGCCTTGTGTCACTTTTAATGACTTAAATACCTACGCCTGGTTTTTTGAGCGTATTTACAAACTGGAAGAGAGTGAGTATGCTCCGAATGACCGAATGCAGGCGATGGTAAAAGCAATGGAAAGCGCCACGCTGCCGATTGGTGTGATGTATGAAGGTGAAAGTACGCCATATCATTTGGGTGTTGAGGGTCTGGATATTAGTAAGCCTTTAGCTGAGCAAAAGTTGAAGCCGAGAAATATTTCTACGATTGTCGAGCACTACCTCTAA
- the recJ gene encoding single-stranded-DNA-specific exonuclease RecJ has product MSTTTQEQFREGPSTSRARWLFRNPVAESFAASFPEHSAVMLQLLQARGLEKQTQIDEFLQPDYGSDVHDPFLFRDMHKAVDRIIDGVKKNERIVVYGDYDADGVCGASVLWSTLHALGANPGVYLPDRQSEGYGLNEKALESLHSQGYTLVITVDCGVTSVGEVKKANELGIDVIITDHHSEPPELPAAFAILNPKLAEETYPFRELAGTAVGFKLAHALLLKSEYGKSFNREPLVQGWEKWLLDLVAIATVADMMPMLGENRTLTMYGLKVLQKTRRLGLRSLFSVMHNDLAKADTETIGFMIAPRLNAAGRLDHANTAFRLLVTEDAAEAFALADDLERTNTARQAETERIVDAAIEQIGSEPEQPIVGAYHPDWQVGVLGLAAGRLVHRYGRPAIVMAKVRGLVTGSGRSIPALNLMEALDPLRPNFEKFGGHPQACGFTLKANYTPEEFVIDFAARAGELLKGRELAPELLIDAELVLHDVNWDLLEQIEQLAPFGQNARRPIFAVRNVQVVEARQVGKKNQHLSLTIRSAQGTEHRSIGFTWGEEHSKLPVGKNIDLAFELSADEWNGERRLQLKILDIHYSDETDNTSI; this is encoded by the coding sequence ATGAGCACCACAACTCAGGAACAGTTTCGGGAGGGGCCGAGCACGTCACGGGCGCGTTGGCTTTTTCGTAACCCAGTCGCCGAAAGCTTTGCCGCCAGCTTCCCTGAACATAGCGCGGTTATGCTGCAGCTATTGCAGGCACGGGGCTTAGAAAAGCAAACGCAAATTGATGAATTTTTGCAGCCTGATTATGGCAGCGACGTGCATGACCCTTTCCTTTTTCGTGATATGCACAAAGCGGTTGATCGCATTATTGATGGCGTGAAAAAAAATGAACGCATTGTTGTGTATGGCGACTATGATGCTGATGGCGTGTGTGGCGCTTCTGTGCTCTGGTCTACTCTACATGCCCTCGGTGCCAACCCAGGAGTGTATTTACCTGATCGGCAGAGTGAGGGTTATGGTTTAAATGAAAAAGCCCTAGAGTCGCTTCACTCGCAGGGTTACACTCTCGTAATCACGGTTGATTGCGGTGTGACGAGCGTGGGGGAAGTAAAGAAGGCAAATGAGTTAGGCATCGACGTTATTATCACTGACCACCATAGCGAGCCGCCGGAGCTACCTGCCGCTTTTGCTATTCTCAACCCAAAACTCGCTGAAGAAACATATCCATTTCGTGAATTAGCCGGTACTGCTGTAGGTTTTAAACTAGCTCATGCGCTTTTACTTAAAAGTGAGTATGGGAAATCCTTTAATCGTGAGCCCCTCGTGCAAGGTTGGGAAAAATGGCTACTTGATTTAGTGGCAATAGCCACTGTAGCAGACATGATGCCGATGTTAGGTGAGAATCGCACGTTAACCATGTATGGCTTGAAGGTGTTGCAAAAAACCCGCCGCCTGGGATTACGTTCACTTTTCTCTGTCATGCATAATGATCTCGCGAAAGCGGATACCGAGACTATCGGCTTCATGATAGCTCCACGCTTAAATGCAGCTGGTCGCCTTGATCATGCAAACACTGCTTTTCGTTTACTTGTTACTGAGGACGCCGCTGAAGCATTCGCACTGGCTGACGATTTAGAACGGACCAATACAGCTCGCCAGGCAGAGACAGAGCGAATCGTTGATGCAGCTATTGAGCAAATTGGATCTGAGCCCGAGCAACCGATTGTCGGTGCGTATCATCCAGACTGGCAAGTTGGCGTACTGGGATTAGCGGCCGGCCGCCTGGTGCATCGCTATGGACGTCCGGCTATTGTTATGGCTAAGGTGCGTGGTCTGGTAACGGGATCAGGACGTTCTATACCTGCGCTAAATCTCATGGAAGCACTTGACCCGCTTCGTCCAAATTTTGAAAAGTTCGGTGGGCATCCGCAGGCATGTGGCTTCACATTGAAGGCAAATTACACACCAGAGGAATTTGTTATAGATTTTGCCGCGCGCGCCGGAGAGCTGCTGAAGGGGAGGGAGTTAGCACCGGAATTACTTATTGACGCGGAACTAGTTTTGCATGATGTGAATTGGGATTTACTTGAACAAATTGAGCAACTGGCACCTTTTGGACAGAATGCGCGACGTCCAATTTTCGCAGTCCGCAATGTACAGGTCGTTGAAGCGCGCCAGGTAGGCAAGAAAAATCAACACCTCAGCCTTACCATTCGTTCTGCGCAGGGGACTGAACATCGTAGCATCGGCTTTACCTGGGGAGAGGAGCACAGTAAACTACCAGTAGGCAAAAATATTGATTTAGCTTTTGAGCTCAGTGCAGACGAATGGAATGGTGAACGTCGCCTGCAGCTCAAAATACTTGATATTCATTACAGCGATGAAACAGATAATACTTCGATCTGA
- a CDS encoding reverse transcriptase-like protein, giving the protein MKQIILRSDGGARGNPGPAGIGVVLEADGQIVAEISEYIGEATNNVAEYSALIAGLKKAKELAATTVQCFLDSQLIVEQMNLRYKVKNPDLGKLFLQAQNLAHTFSKVTYQHVPRELNKAADALVNKAIDSAVGAS; this is encoded by the coding sequence ATGAAACAGATAATACTTCGATCTGACGGCGGCGCGCGGGGCAACCCAGGTCCAGCCGGTATTGGCGTGGTCCTAGAGGCTGATGGGCAAATCGTAGCAGAAATCAGCGAGTATATTGGTGAAGCGACGAACAATGTTGCTGAGTACTCAGCCTTGATTGCTGGTCTGAAAAAAGCTAAAGAATTAGCCGCTACAACCGTGCAGTGCTTTCTCGATAGTCAGTTGATTGTTGAGCAGATGAATTTACGCTACAAAGTAAAAAATCCAGACTTGGGTAAACTTTTCTTGCAAGCGCAAAACCTGGCACACACTTTTAGTAAAGTGACCTATCAGCATGTACCGCGCGAATTAAATAAAGCCGCTGATGCGCTGGTGAATAAGGCGATTGATAGTGCGGTGGGCGCTAGCTAA
- a CDS encoding DUF1801 domain-containing protein gives MHKDIELYNRALTAKEKAICTTLAHSIDESLKLAESKIWHAHPVWFLAGNPIVGYSKMKEGVRILFWSGQSFDEEKLQPEGSFKAAEARYTNVKQMNKTDLKRWLKKAKEIQWDYKNIVKRKGRLERLK, from the coding sequence ATGCACAAGGACATTGAATTATATAACAGGGCTTTAACGGCAAAAGAAAAAGCCATTTGCACAACGCTTGCTCACAGCATTGACGAGAGTCTTAAGTTGGCAGAAAGTAAAATATGGCACGCCCATCCGGTTTGGTTCTTAGCCGGTAATCCCATTGTCGGGTATAGTAAAATGAAGGAAGGTGTTCGGATACTTTTTTGGAGCGGCCAATCCTTTGATGAGGAAAAGTTACAACCCGAAGGAAGTTTTAAAGCAGCTGAAGCCAGATATACTAATGTGAAGCAAATGAATAAAACTGACCTTAAAAGGTGGCTAAAAAAGGCAAAAGAAATTCAGTGGGACTACAAAAATATAGTCAAGCGAAAAGGACGACTTGAGAGGTTGAAATAG
- a CDS encoding UPF0182 family protein → MRRWILTIVAVVFVLSALIAALANTITDWWWFQSIQQTDLFLTPLYTQLLLGFGVGLFVALLFFFNTYLVGRFARTPSKTFQWSQRKGDAVEIKSVAVAPFARKISMVFALLLGLIFGFTAASHWETVQLFLHRVAVGQTDPLFGRDVSYYFFTLPFVKIVVQTAFAAMLLLTITTIVLYFVHGALEVGRRIMGRDRLGMKTLVSAARQHLSIISAILFALVAVQLYFIAVPDLVYSATGPITGASYTDVHIRLPILYIGTGIAILLAVSLLAHSIKSSTRWVAGFAGAFLVLFIVGGWLVPDLLQRFVVLPNELDKESEYITRHLEATRQAYGLDTIEKRDLSGDTALTRSDIDANPGTIKNVRLWDRDPLLDTFSQIQEIRTYYEFNSIDNDRYTINGDYRQVLLSPRELEAGNLPQRNFINEHLTFTHGYGLTLGPVNEVTPEGLPVLFVQDIPPSSSTNVEVKRPEIYFGELANDYVVVDSGAKEFDYPSGEENVFSDYSGDGGVQVNSLFRKLLYAIRFQSSKFLFSSDIKGDSRVMYYRDIQDRVQRTLPFLRFDGDPYLVVRDDGSLTWIYDAYTTSNAYPYAERVSDALLQHNSGGLYGQINYIRNAVKVSIDGYTGAMTFYVADANDAIIQAYQGVFPASFTSMNEMPDDLRSHIRFPEDMFQYLTNIYSIYHMEDAQIFYNREDQWSIPTRPNESSDPFMRHMIMRLPEEEKEEYILMLPFTPRGKDNLSAWMVARNDGQHYGQLVVYRFPKQKLVYGPIQIINRINQDPDISRQISLWDQRGSEVIRGNLLVIPIESSLLYVQPIYLRAEGGRIPELKRVIVAHENKIAMEETLDQALIRLFPRDGEAPAPSNTTDEETDTTDASVAQQASDAYQRALDAQRNGDWTTYGEEIQRLGELLGQLNQ, encoded by the coding sequence ATGCGACGATGGATTCTCACAATAGTAGCAGTAGTTTTTGTGCTCAGTGCTTTAATTGCAGCTTTAGCGAACACCATAACAGATTGGTGGTGGTTTCAATCGATTCAGCAGACTGATCTCTTCCTCACGCCATTGTATACACAACTACTCTTAGGTTTCGGAGTAGGCTTATTTGTGGCTCTACTTTTCTTTTTTAATACCTATTTAGTTGGTCGTTTCGCGCGTACGCCATCAAAGACTTTTCAATGGTCACAACGAAAAGGGGATGCTGTAGAAATTAAGTCGGTAGCGGTGGCGCCATTTGCTCGCAAGATAAGCATGGTCTTTGCCTTGCTCCTTGGGTTAATTTTTGGATTTACTGCGGCTAGTCACTGGGAAACCGTGCAACTATTCCTTCATCGTGTGGCTGTTGGACAGACCGATCCATTATTTGGGCGTGATGTGAGTTATTACTTTTTCACGCTGCCTTTTGTAAAGATTGTGGTACAGACGGCTTTTGCGGCCATGTTACTACTCACCATAACGACCATTGTTTTGTATTTTGTGCATGGTGCCTTAGAAGTTGGTCGTCGCATTATGGGGCGGGATCGACTGGGTATGAAGACTTTAGTAAGCGCCGCACGTCAGCATCTGTCCATTATCAGCGCGATTCTTTTCGCCTTAGTCGCTGTTCAGCTTTATTTCATCGCAGTTCCGGATTTAGTGTATAGCGCTACTGGTCCAATCACTGGAGCGAGTTATACCGATGTCCACATCCGCTTGCCCATCCTTTATATCGGCACGGGTATTGCGATTCTTCTAGCCGTCAGTCTACTTGCCCACAGTATTAAATCCTCTACACGTTGGGTGGCTGGATTTGCCGGAGCTTTTCTAGTTCTCTTCATTGTCGGTGGTTGGTTAGTGCCTGATTTGTTGCAGCGCTTCGTTGTTTTACCGAACGAATTAGATAAAGAGTCGGAGTATATCACCCGTCATCTCGAGGCTACTCGGCAAGCCTATGGTTTAGATACCATTGAGAAACGTGATCTATCCGGTGACACCGCACTAACCCGGAGTGATATTGATGCGAATCCTGGCACAATTAAAAATGTTCGCTTGTGGGATCGCGATCCACTTCTTGATACCTTTAGCCAGATTCAGGAAATTCGCACCTACTATGAGTTTAATTCGATCGATAATGATCGCTATACCATCAATGGTGATTATCGTCAGGTGCTATTGTCACCCCGTGAATTGGAGGCTGGGAATCTCCCTCAGCGTAATTTTATTAACGAGCATCTAACCTTCACCCACGGATATGGACTTACCTTGGGTCCTGTGAACGAAGTCACACCAGAAGGTTTACCAGTGCTATTTGTGCAGGATATTCCACCAAGCTCTTCCACTAATGTTGAGGTGAAGCGTCCGGAAATTTACTTCGGTGAATTAGCAAATGATTACGTCGTAGTAGATAGCGGTGCGAAAGAGTTTGATTATCCATCCGGTGAGGAAAATGTCTTCAGTGATTACAGTGGAGATGGGGGAGTGCAGGTGAACTCTCTATTCCGTAAGTTGCTCTACGCTATTCGCTTCCAATCAAGTAAATTCCTGTTCTCCTCAGATATCAAAGGCGACTCACGCGTCATGTACTACCGTGATATTCAGGATCGAGTGCAGCGTACCTTGCCGTTTTTACGCTTTGATGGTGACCCATATCTCGTGGTGCGTGATGATGGTTCCTTGACTTGGATCTACGACGCGTATACCACCTCGAATGCGTATCCATATGCCGAGCGAGTCTCTGATGCACTCCTACAGCATAATAGCGGTGGGCTCTATGGTCAGATTAACTACATTCGCAATGCGGTAAAAGTGAGCATTGATGGATATACAGGCGCCATGACCTTCTATGTCGCGGACGCTAATGATGCAATTATTCAGGCATATCAGGGCGTTTTCCCGGCTAGCTTCACCTCAATGAATGAAATGCCGGATGATTTGCGTTCACATATCCGCTTCCCAGAAGATATGTTCCAGTATTTGACCAACATCTACTCGATCTATCACATGGAGGATGCGCAAATCTTCTATAACCGCGAGGACCAGTGGTCGATTCCAACCCGGCCAAATGAAAGCTCTGATCCCTTCATGCGACATATGATTATGCGCTTGCCAGAAGAGGAAAAAGAGGAATACATCCTCATGCTTCCTTTCACGCCTAGGGGTAAAGATAATCTCTCAGCCTGGATGGTTGCCCGAAATGACGGCCAACACTACGGTCAATTGGTTGTGTATCGATTCCCGAAACAAAAGTTAGTGTATGGCCCAATCCAGATCATCAATCGTATTAACCAGGATCCGGATATTTCGCGACAAATTTCACTTTGGGATCAGCGCGGCTCAGAGGTTATTCGTGGTAACTTGTTGGTTATCCCGATTGAGTCATCCTTGCTTTATGTGCAGCCAATTTATCTCCGTGCCGAAGGAGGACGCATCCCAGAGTTGAAGCGCGTCATTGTAGCGCATGAAAACAAGATCGCCATGGAGGAAACGCTTGATCAAGCCTTGATTCGACTTTTCCCTCGTGATGGAGAGGCGCCAGCACCGAGCAATACCACCGATGAAGAGACTGATACCACGGACGCAAGTGTGGCGCAGCAGGCCAGCGATGCATACCAGCGAGCCTTAGATGCGCAGCGGAATGGCGACTGGACGACCTATGGCGAGGAGATACAGCGTCTCGGTGAGTTGCTTGGGCAGCTAAACCAATAG
- a CDS encoding MFS transporter, whose protein sequence is MKRGIKVLLISDAWINLALGMIGPIYAIFVEDIGGDLLDASWAYSVYMITAGVVMFLLGKWEDRAKHKEKFVVIGYALISLACFMYIFVNSQIMLLFTQAVLGLSLAVLSPSFDAIYSHFVKRKEEASNWGIWEAMSYVVTAIAAIIGGYVADGFGFRTLFIVMFVISLFGTSYSMHLYRGKKYLNRG, encoded by the coding sequence ATGAAACGGGGGATCAAGGTACTGCTTATTTCCGACGCTTGGATTAATCTTGCCTTAGGCATGATAGGTCCGATTTACGCTATTTTTGTGGAAGACATTGGCGGGGACCTCCTGGACGCGAGCTGGGCGTATTCCGTTTACATGATCACTGCTGGAGTTGTGATGTTTTTGCTTGGTAAGTGGGAGGATCGCGCCAAACACAAGGAAAAGTTTGTGGTTATTGGTTATGCGCTTATTAGCCTAGCGTGTTTCATGTATATTTTTGTGAATAGTCAGATTATGCTTTTGTTCACGCAGGCAGTACTTGGACTTTCTCTCGCCGTGCTCAGTCCGTCATTTGATGCCATTTATTCACATTTTGTGAAGCGTAAAGAAGAGGCCTCAAATTGGGGTATTTGGGAAGCGATGAGTTATGTAGTGACCGCCATTGCCGCGATCATTGGAGGCTATGTCGCGGACGGTTTCGGTTTCCGCACCCTTTTCATTGTCATGTTTGTTATTTCCTTATTTGGTACAAGTTATAGCATGCATTTGTATCGAGGTAAGAAGTATTTGAATCGGGGATGA
- a CDS encoding sugar transferase yields the protein MKKLELVISAILVPIDWLMIVAAGLASYYLRFTSFAELRPVIYEMPFDEYVNIVLGVAVLWLLIFAMSGLYSLGGRVRWVDEFAKVFFACSTGVMLLIILIFFQRELFSSRFIIVSGWVLSILFVALARIVVRVVQHSLYVKGVGVHRLALVGNSGSQHELQNHISNHPGLGMRVVHTYGQADESVLPQLETLMQQRAIDELVVTDARMPKEAMLKLIELANDYHVNFKYAADRFETMASSISTQTLGGIPIIELCRTPLDGWGKILKRSFDIFGAVIGLIILIPVGAIVALAISIDNPGPIFVRLERIGKANKRFHLYKFRSMVPNAHAMKPQLMQMNERNDGPLFKMKNDPRITRVGRFLRVSSIDELPQLWNVLKGEMSLVGPRPHEPEEVAKYSRNDRSLLTVKPGITGLAQISGRSTLSFEEEVRLDLYYIEHWSLRLDLHILVKTPAVVLSTRSAA from the coding sequence ATGAAAAAGCTTGAATTGGTAATTAGCGCAATTCTTGTACCGATCGACTGGCTTATGATCGTTGCTGCTGGTTTGGCTTCGTATTACCTACGTTTCACCAGTTTTGCTGAATTGCGACCGGTTATTTATGAAATGCCATTTGATGAGTACGTTAATATCGTGCTCGGAGTGGCAGTGTTATGGCTGCTTATTTTTGCCATGAGCGGTCTCTATAGCTTAGGTGGTCGTGTCCGATGGGTTGATGAATTCGCAAAGGTCTTTTTTGCCTGTTCAACCGGAGTTATGCTCCTGATTATTTTGATTTTCTTCCAGCGTGAACTTTTTTCTTCACGTTTTATTATTGTATCCGGCTGGGTGCTTAGCATACTTTTTGTGGCCCTAGCCCGCATTGTGGTTCGCGTTGTACAACATTCCTTATATGTGAAAGGTGTGGGTGTGCATCGTTTAGCTCTGGTAGGTAATAGTGGATCTCAGCATGAATTACAGAATCACATTAGCAATCATCCTGGGTTAGGCATGCGTGTGGTGCATACCTATGGGCAAGCAGATGAAAGCGTTCTTCCTCAGCTGGAAACGCTTATGCAACAGCGTGCCATTGACGAGCTAGTGGTCACTGATGCACGGATGCCAAAAGAAGCTATGTTGAAGTTGATCGAATTGGCAAATGATTATCATGTAAATTTTAAATATGCGGCAGATCGTTTTGAGACCATGGCGTCAAGTATTAGTACGCAAACGCTGGGTGGTATACCGATCATTGAATTGTGCCGCACACCGCTCGATGGTTGGGGTAAGATATTGAAACGCAGCTTCGATATTTTTGGCGCGGTGATAGGTCTCATCATTCTTATTCCAGTCGGCGCAATAGTCGCCTTAGCTATCTCCATAGACAATCCAGGTCCGATCTTTGTTCGACTTGAGCGGATAGGTAAAGCAAATAAACGATTCCATCTTTATAAGTTTCGTTCCATGGTGCCAAATGCGCATGCTATGAAGCCACAACTCATGCAAATGAATGAGCGAAATGATGGACCCCTCTTTAAAATGAAAAACGATCCACGCATTACGCGAGTTGGTCGCTTCCTCCGGGTTTCCAGTATTGATGAGCTACCGCAGCTATGGAACGTGTTAAAAGGTGAAATGAGTTTAGTGGGCCCTCGTCCACATGAGCCAGAAGAGGTGGCAAAGTATTCGCGCAACGATCGCAGCCTGCTGACTGTGAAGCCGGGGATTACCGGCCTGGCACAGATTTCCGGTCGTTCTACACTTAGCTTTGAGGAAGAGGTGCGCTTGGATCTCTATTACATTGAGCATTGGTCGCTTCGTCTAGATCTGCATATACTCGTAAAAACACCCGCAGTCGTGTTGTCGACTCGTTCCGCCGCATGA
- a CDS encoding glycosyltransferase, with product MKKPRIALVHEHLAQDGGAEKVLKVFQEMFPEAPTYTLVFDKRKTNRAFLGKDIRTSFIQKLPFGVRHYQMYLPLMPSAVEQFNLGDYDIVLSSSSALSKGVLTLPETLHICYCHSPTRYLWSDTHRYVQELPYNRLIKKFVPMLLNRIRMWDRLAAERVDTFIANSYAIRRRIQKYYQRDSQVIYPPVDAQSFSISPTIGNYYLIGGRLVAYKRYDLAVMAFNRLGIPLKIFGDGPELKNLKSIAKSNIEFVGKVSPDELKKLYRECVAFLHPQEEDFGITAIEAMASGRPVIAYAAGGALETVIPGKTGELFDDQNWETLADTIVRFHPEQYSPEEIRAHALQFDTEVFKKRVHDFVDQKYAEHSTIRNSSHPYGA from the coding sequence ATGAAAAAACCACGCATCGCTTTAGTTCATGAGCACTTAGCCCAGGACGGGGGAGCAGAAAAAGTGCTGAAAGTGTTTCAGGAAATGTTTCCTGAGGCGCCTACCTATACCTTGGTATTTGATAAACGCAAAACGAATCGGGCCTTTTTAGGAAAGGATATTCGCACGTCTTTTATTCAAAAGTTGCCTTTCGGGGTACGTCATTATCAAATGTATTTGCCACTTATGCCATCGGCGGTTGAGCAATTCAACTTAGGTGACTACGATATTGTGCTCTCTTCCAGTTCTGCTTTATCAAAGGGCGTGCTCACGCTTCCAGAGACTCTTCACATTTGTTACTGCCATTCACCAACGCGCTATCTGTGGAGTGATACGCATCGTTACGTGCAGGAGCTACCCTACAATCGTCTGATCAAAAAGTTTGTTCCGATGCTGCTTAATCGCATTCGCATGTGGGACCGTTTAGCGGCTGAGCGAGTTGATACTTTTATTGCAAATTCATACGCTATCCGACGTCGCATTCAGAAATATTATCAGCGCGACAGTCAGGTTATTTATCCGCCGGTTGATGCACAGTCATTTAGTATTAGCCCGACTATTGGCAATTACTATTTGATCGGTGGTCGCTTAGTTGCGTACAAGCGCTATGACCTGGCGGTGATGGCCTTTAATCGCCTTGGTATTCCTTTGAAGATATTTGGCGATGGGCCGGAACTTAAAAACCTCAAAAGCATTGCTAAGTCTAATATTGAGTTTGTCGGCAAAGTTTCGCCGGATGAATTAAAAAAGCTGTATCGTGAGTGCGTGGCTTTTCTTCACCCACAAGAAGAAGACTTTGGCATCACTGCAATTGAGGCAATGGCGTCTGGTCGTCCTGTTATTGCGTATGCGGCTGGTGGTGCGCTGGAAACAGTAATACCCGGAAAAACAGGCGAGCTTTTTGATGATCAAAATTGGGAAACCTTAGCAGACACAATAGTCCGTTTCCATCCCGAACAGTATTCACCAGAAGAAATTCGTGCGCACGCTTTGCAGTTTGATACCGAAGTGTTTAAGAAGCGGGTGCACGACTTTGTCGATCAAAAATACGCTGAGCATTCAACTATTCGTAATTCATCACATCCCTATGGAGCTTGA